A window from Salvia miltiorrhiza cultivar Shanhuang (shh) chromosome 2, IMPLAD_Smil_shh, whole genome shotgun sequence encodes these proteins:
- the LOC131010515 gene encoding bifunctional nuclease 1-like isoform X2 — MASIQGPVVCPVVNAKQTGVYSVPVDSSLLKSKLSGFWGLKGINSGVANVSYRQNLRNCRQIRGSFSSSSDGNGSMAENFSENNADYVNSSVVEAVEVRSGTDGFMIKMRDGGYLRCAHNNPQGGHLPDYAPHPAIVLKMEDGTGLLLPIIVLEMPSVLLMAAVRNVQIARPTMYQVVKEMVDKMGYTVKLVRVTKRVQEAYFAELHLAKLDNEAETLCFDLRPSDAINIAVRCKVPIQVNKSLAYSDGMKVIEAEKVTAQSSSSDGPFFTQLDRPTGQPCIQTKEFNLVRNMLIAAVEERYRDAALWRDKLTQLRSKRNWA, encoded by the exons ATGGCTTCGATACAGGGCCCAGTAGTTTGTCCTGTGGTCAATGCAAAACAAACTGGGGTATACTCTGTACCCGTCGATTCGTCTCTGCTAAAATCTAAGTTGAGTGGATTTTGGGGGCTGAAAGGGATTAACAGCGGCGTGGCTAATGTCAGTTATCGACAGAATTTGAGGAATTGCAGACAAATTCGGGGTAGTTTCAGTTCATCATCAGATGGTAATGGTAGCATGGCAGAAAATTTCAGTGAGAATAATGCAGATTATGTGAATTCAAGTGTCGTTGAAGCTG TTGAGGTGAGAAGTGGCACAGACGGTTTCATGATCAAGATGAGAGATGGTGGGTATTTGAGATGTGCTCATAATAACCCTCAGGGAGGCCATCTGCCCGACTATGCTCCACATCCTGCAATTGTCTTGAAGATGGAAGATGGGACTGGGCTTCTTCTCCCAATTATTGTTT TGGAGATGCCGAGTGTGCTCCTCATGGCCGCTGTGCGTAATGTACAAATT GCTAGACCAACTATGTATCAAGTGGTGAAGGAAATGGTTGACAAGATGGGATATACA GTGAAACTTGTACGTGTCACCAAGAGGGTGCAGGAGGCGTACTTTGCCGAGTTACATCTTGCAAAG TTGGATAATGAAGCTGAGACCTTATGCTTTGATCTCCGGCCCTCGGATGCCATTAACATAGCGGTGAGATGCAAG GTGCCAATACAAGTCAACAAGTCGCTGGCATATAGTGATGGCATGAAGGTTATTGAAGCTGAAAAGGTGACTGCACAGAGCTCCTCATCAGATGGCCCATTTTTCACTCAACTGGATAG ACCCACGGGGCAGCCGTGCATTCAGACTAAAGAATTCAATTTAGTGCGCAACATGTTGATCGCTGCTGTTGAAGAACGCTACAGGGATGCAG CTTTGTGGAGAGACAAGCTGACACAGCTTCGGTCCAAGAGAAACTGGGCGTGA
- the LOC131010515 gene encoding bifunctional nuclease 1-like isoform X1: MSSQVHLKGFKMASIQGPVVCPVVNAKQTGVYSVPVDSSLLKSKLSGFWGLKGINSGVANVSYRQNLRNCRQIRGSFSSSSDGNGSMAENFSENNADYVNSSVVEAVEVRSGTDGFMIKMRDGGYLRCAHNNPQGGHLPDYAPHPAIVLKMEDGTGLLLPIIVLEMPSVLLMAAVRNVQIARPTMYQVVKEMVDKMGYTVKLVRVTKRVQEAYFAELHLAKLDNEAETLCFDLRPSDAINIAVRCKVPIQVNKSLAYSDGMKVIEAEKVTAQSSSSDGPFFTQLDRPTGQPCIQTKEFNLVRNMLIAAVEERYRDAALWRDKLTQLRSKRNWA, from the exons ATGAGCTCTCAGGTGCATTTGAAAGGATTCAAGATGGCTTCGATACAGGGCCCAGTAGTTTGTCCTGTGGTCAATGCAAAACAAACTGGGGTATACTCTGTACCCGTCGATTCGTCTCTGCTAAAATCTAAGTTGAGTGGATTTTGGGGGCTGAAAGGGATTAACAGCGGCGTGGCTAATGTCAGTTATCGACAGAATTTGAGGAATTGCAGACAAATTCGGGGTAGTTTCAGTTCATCATCAGATGGTAATGGTAGCATGGCAGAAAATTTCAGTGAGAATAATGCAGATTATGTGAATTCAAGTGTCGTTGAAGCTG TTGAGGTGAGAAGTGGCACAGACGGTTTCATGATCAAGATGAGAGATGGTGGGTATTTGAGATGTGCTCATAATAACCCTCAGGGAGGCCATCTGCCCGACTATGCTCCACATCCTGCAATTGTCTTGAAGATGGAAGATGGGACTGGGCTTCTTCTCCCAATTATTGTTT TGGAGATGCCGAGTGTGCTCCTCATGGCCGCTGTGCGTAATGTACAAATT GCTAGACCAACTATGTATCAAGTGGTGAAGGAAATGGTTGACAAGATGGGATATACA GTGAAACTTGTACGTGTCACCAAGAGGGTGCAGGAGGCGTACTTTGCCGAGTTACATCTTGCAAAG TTGGATAATGAAGCTGAGACCTTATGCTTTGATCTCCGGCCCTCGGATGCCATTAACATAGCGGTGAGATGCAAG GTGCCAATACAAGTCAACAAGTCGCTGGCATATAGTGATGGCATGAAGGTTATTGAAGCTGAAAAGGTGACTGCACAGAGCTCCTCATCAGATGGCCCATTTTTCACTCAACTGGATAG ACCCACGGGGCAGCCGTGCATTCAGACTAAAGAATTCAATTTAGTGCGCAACATGTTGATCGCTGCTGTTGAAGAACGCTACAGGGATGCAG CTTTGTGGAGAGACAAGCTGACACAGCTTCGGTCCAAGAGAAACTGGGCGTGA